The Miscanthus floridulus cultivar M001 chromosome 7, ASM1932011v1, whole genome shotgun sequence genome includes a region encoding these proteins:
- the LOC136464158 gene encoding histone H4, with product MSGRGKGGKGLGKGGAKRHRKVLRDNIQGITKPAIRRLARRGGVKRISGLIYEETRGVLKIFLENVIRDAVTYTEHARRKTVTAMDVVYALKRQGRTLYGFGG from the coding sequence ATGTCTGGGCGCGGCAAGGGCGGCAAGGGGCTGGGCAAGGGCGGCGCGAAGCGCCACCGCAAGGTTCTCCGCGACAACATCCAGGGGATCACGAAGCCGGCGATCCGGAGGCTGGCGAGGAGGGGCGGCGTGAAGCGCATCTCCGGGCTCATCTACGAGGAGACCCGCGGCGTGCTCAAGATCTTCCTCGAGAACGTCATCCGCGACGCCGTCACCTACACCGAGCACGCTCGCCGCAAGACCGTCACCGCCATGGACGTCGTCTACGCCCTCAAGCGCCAGGGCCGCACCCTCTACGGATTCGGCGGCTGA